AACGTCCTTCGTTATTCTTATATAGAGTTGGAAGAACCTCGCTTAAAGGAGCATCTGCTTTAACAAGCTGCTCAAACTTAACAAGCTGTGCTACAAGCTTATCCATTTTTTCTGTAGTCTCTGCAGGAGTTAATAAAAATAATATAGAATTCAAATCGTTCTTTTCTGGTATTATTCTATTTTCTCTTAAGTAGTTTGCAAGTATTGTCGCTGGAATACCAAAGTCTTCATATTCTCCAGTTTCAACATTTATTCCTGGTGTGGTAAGCATAAATTTATTTGGATCAACAAAATATTGATTCTCACCATAGCCTTCAAAGGAATGCCACTTCTCACCTGGCACAAATTTAAAGAATTCAATGTTATTAGCAATTTCTTCTGTACCGTATTCTTCCCATTTTTTTTCATTAACCACTGGTGGTATAAATGGTTTGAACATTGAACAATTCCTTATAACTGACTTTCTAGCTTCAATTCCCATCTTTATACAGTCATCCCATAAACGTCTGCCTGCTTCCCCATCCTGCATTCTTGCATTAACATCTAAAGATGCAAACAATGGGTAGAAAGGACTTGTTGATGCATGTAGTCTAAAGGCATTGTTAAATCTTTTGTGGTCTACATATCTGCTTTGACCTTTTAGATGGCTGTCCTTTTTATGAATTTGTGAAGTTTGAGAGAATCCTGCCTGCTGCTTATGGACAGATTGAGTTACTAATATACCAGGATCACTTTCCTTTAGGTCTATTAATAATGGTGAACAATCTCTCATCATTGGTATAAATTGCTCATATCCAACCCATGCTGAATCGAATAAAATATAGTCGCAAAGATGTCCTATTTTTTCAACAACTTGTTTAGCATTATAAATAGTTCCATCGTAAGTTCCAAGCTGAATTACAGCTAGTCTAAACGGTCTTTTAGCATTTGCCTTTTCAGAGTCAACCTTTGCTGCTGCTTCTCTTAAATAATTTTCATCAAAGCAATGTGCATCAATACCACCAATGAATCCAAATGGATTACGAGCTGTTTCTAAGTAAACTGGTTTACCACCTGATAAAACCAAAGCAGCATTATATACTGACTTATGATTGTTTCTATCAAATAAAACTAAATCTCCAGGAGCAACTACAGCATTTATAGCTACTGTATTAGAAGTGCTTGTACCATTCATAACAAAATAAGTTTTATCTGCATTGTATACTTTCGCAGCATGCACTTCAGCGTCAACAGCTGGGCCTTCATGTATCAATAAATCTCCAAGTGCTACGTCTGCATTGCATATATCTGAACGAAAAACATTTTGACCATAGAAATCATAAAAATATTTTCCTGCTGGATGTTTTGCGAAGTATTGACCGCCTTGGTGTCCAGGGCAATCAAACTGAAGATTTTCTCTTTCTACATACTCGCTTAAAGTTTTGAAGAAAGGTGGAAGCATGTGCTCTTCATACTGCTTAGCAGCAGTTTCTATTTCTCTGCTGACAAGCTCTATATCTAATCCGTTTTCTTCTATGACCTTGCAAGCTGTTCTTTTTACATCATCATTAAGATTGTCCACGTTTTTCGCTATAACAAATATTGGAATTCCAAACTTTGTACTAACAACACTATTAAAAACATCTATTTCTGAATCAGTAATTACAACAGCAGCTACATCTGTATAATCTGTATTTTCAGCTAATACAAGATTTCTATCAGTTTTAAAAAACTTTTGTGCTTCTGAAGTGTATGAAATTCTTAAATGTTTCATTGTTCTCCTCCAACCATACTTATTTACAAAAAATTCATTAATTTATCTACATTCGATATAATACACCTTTTAGCGACATTTAGGAATTGTAATAATTCAAATAAAAAAATATAACCCTTTGTAAAAATTACAAAGAGTTGTTTAGTAAAGTATATATTCTAACTGCCATAGCTAATTCCTCATAAAAATGCTCGCTTTTATAAGCATTAAATAATATTTTATTTATCTTATCTATTCTGTATCTAATAGTATTACCATGCTGAAACAACTCCTCTGCTACTGCTTTTATATCTCCGTTATGTTCAACATATTTTACTGCAGTTATTAACAATTCAGTTTCATGATTTTTATCATAATCAATAAGAGGCCATATCATTTCATCGTAATATTTTAATACCCATGGATTGTCTAAAAGCGGCAGTATTATCTTATTAATGCCTATCTCATGAAAGAATGAAATATCTTTTCTATAACATGCCGAGTGTTTATATGCGTATAAACTTTCATGTATGGACTTGTCAAGATTTCCTAGTCCTTCATACAACCCGCTTACCCCTATAATATAAGTTTTCTCGTCAAAGCCGCACCACTTTAATCTTCTCAGAACAGTCTTAGTGACATCCTGTTCTTCCCCTTCTTCAAAGGTATTTATAAAAAGATACCCGTCTTCATATGGTATAATCTCACTAAAAACCTGTTCCATTTCTTTATTAAAAGGACTTTTAATTCCAGATAATTTGTTGCTTTTTCTCTTACAGAAGGCCACTATGTTTTTATCTTTAAAGTTAATATTTATTTTGAGAGCGATTTGCTTTATTCGCAGCTCATTTAAATTATTATATAAAATACTATCTATTTGTGATGCTAAATCTTCATACTGTTTTTTCTCGCTTATAGCTAAATTTACATAAACAATTACATCTTCAGTGAAGGTACCGTTAAACATCATAATAGGAAAGTGCTCCTTATCAGCAAGCTTGATAACTTCCCCTGGAATTTCCTTTATATAAATATCTTTAACTGCGAGGCAGCTTATACCAACTTTGATCATTCTTTCTACAATCTCATAAAGCTGATCAATATTATCTTTTATGGCAACTAATGTACTTAGAGCAAAATCTCCTCTGCTAAAATTTTGTTCTATTAAATCGCCAGTTTCATAATCCCAAACTGCCACATGAGTTATTTCTTTTGATAGTCCCTTCTTACCAGCAATAACTTTAAAACCTTTAAGTATATCAAGATCTAAAGCTTCCTTAACAGTTATAGCCATAAAGCTTCATCCTCATTTCCCTATAATTATTAACTTGCAATGCTTCAATCTTTTTTAATAATACCAGCTTAATTATTTTACATAGATAATCATAGTCAATTATAAACAAAGATCGTGATAAAATCAAATACTCATGCTAGCTGTAAAATTATGATTACCTTTTGATTTTGAATCTATATCTTCATAAAATCCACACAAGTTTTTTATATACTCTAGTATGTAGCAAATTAAAAATTGTACTTTACTATGTCGAGATCATCCTGCTATATCTTTTAAATACATATTAGGAGGGAATTTATGGGTATTAGGAAAGATAGGTTTAAAGTGTATGACATGACCTGCGGTTCTTGTGAAAATCGAGTTGAGAAGGCTATTAAAAGTTTAGATGGTGTATTAACCGCTAAAGCAAGCTACAGCGGCCAATTTGCTGAAGTAGAATACGATGACGAGATCTGCAGCCTAGCAAAAGTTAAAACAGCAGTAAAAAAGGCTGGATATACAACAGAAGGTTCTAGTGATTTTAAATTCCTTGGGATTCTTATAATAGCAGCTGCAATAATATTACTAAGTCTAAATACCTCTGGGTATGATATGGAATCGAAGCTCACAAACGCTTCCTATGCTGTTCTTTTCATAGTGGGTGTTTTTACCTCAATACATTGTGTAGGCATGTGCGGTGGAATAATGCTTTCCCAAACCCTTTCAAAAGAAAGCAAAAATAAATTCGATGCTCTAGAACCAGCAATTCTATACAACCTTGGAAGAGTTGTATCTTATACTATCCTTGGCGGAGTTATAGGAGCAATTGGGTCGGTATTTTCGCTTTCAATTACTACACAAGCAAT
The genomic region above belongs to Clostridium swellfunianum and contains:
- the speC gene encoding ornithine decarboxylase, which codes for MKHLRISYTSEAQKFFKTDRNLVLAENTDYTDVAAVVITDSEIDVFNSVVSTKFGIPIFVIAKNVDNLNDDVKRTACKVIEENGLDIELVSREIETAAKQYEEHMLPPFFKTLSEYVERENLQFDCPGHQGGQYFAKHPAGKYFYDFYGQNVFRSDICNADVALGDLLIHEGPAVDAEVHAAKVYNADKTYFVMNGTSTSNTVAINAVVAPGDLVLFDRNNHKSVYNAALVLSGGKPVYLETARNPFGFIGGIDAHCFDENYLREAAAKVDSEKANAKRPFRLAVIQLGTYDGTIYNAKQVVEKIGHLCDYILFDSAWVGYEQFIPMMRDCSPLLIDLKESDPGILVTQSVHKQQAGFSQTSQIHKKDSHLKGQSRYVDHKRFNNAFRLHASTSPFYPLFASLDVNARMQDGEAGRRLWDDCIKMGIEARKSVIRNCSMFKPFIPPVVNEKKWEEYGTEEIANNIEFFKFVPGEKWHSFEGYGENQYFVDPNKFMLTTPGINVETGEYEDFGIPATILANYLRENRIIPEKNDLNSILFLLTPAETTEKMDKLVAQLVKFEQLVKADAPLSEVLPTLYKNNEGRYKGYTIRRLCQEMHDFYKKNDAKNYQKKLFRADYLPKPALISQKFDWESLGEVAATLQDVLPKLMTERAMTPQEANWELVKNNAKLVALENIVGEVALEGALPYPPGIFCVVPGEVWNEVAQKYFLILQEGINEFPGFAPEIQGVYLEKENGRVKAYGYVLDKKN
- a CDS encoding PucR family transcriptional regulator translates to MAITVKEALDLDILKGFKVIAGKKGLSKEITHVAVWDYETGDLIEQNFSRGDFALSTLVAIKDNIDQLYEIVERMIKVGISCLAVKDIYIKEIPGEVIKLADKEHFPIMMFNGTFTEDVIVYVNLAISEKKQYEDLASQIDSILYNNLNELRIKQIALKININFKDKNIVAFCKRKSNKLSGIKSPFNKEMEQVFSEIIPYEDGYLFINTFEEGEEQDVTKTVLRRLKWCGFDEKTYIIGVSGLYEGLGNLDKSIHESLYAYKHSACYRKDISFFHEIGINKIILPLLDNPWVLKYYDEMIWPLIDYDKNHETELLITAVKYVEHNGDIKAVAEELFQHGNTIRYRIDKINKILFNAYKSEHFYEELAMAVRIYTLLNNSL